Proteins found in one candidate division WOR-3 bacterium genomic segment:
- a CDS encoding HAMP domain-containing histidine kinase, whose product MKDDLILKGKLDRLSLLDVLVMIFCIKCEGKLILDEESYIVFKNSKPVFASSGCTEGLESLKEILEKSWKEFRLTVLNEDVIPNLICDSHFIISYREKNFPNESRMNFADTGKELSKNYLSMLEFYSKLIHELSNPLTIIKGCVQLSERHVAQNRKVPHEVQESIKQMEEKVSKQVARMTKLIGSAKKLSKPSSRKEVVYDVKILLDEWIETCEFSKNKEIQLYYSNEAKEAKIYGEPDELIQAISNILENSTQACLLSGKRPCVIVLYMTNSESRLLINITDNGVGIDKDRMEDIFEPFFSTYPEGFGLGLNVVKAIIDGMSGEIDIKSNKGSGTEVTITLPLMK is encoded by the coding sequence ATGAAAGATGATCTCATCCTCAAAGGAAAACTTGACCGCCTTTCTCTTCTCGATGTCCTCGTAATGATTTTCTGCATCAAATGCGAGGGTAAACTCATACTGGACGAAGAGTCGTACATTGTATTTAAAAACTCAAAACCTGTTTTTGCCTCTTCCGGATGCACCGAAGGGCTTGAATCGCTGAAAGAGATCCTCGAGAAATCCTGGAAAGAGTTCCGACTGACAGTACTGAATGAAGATGTGATCCCGAATCTGATATGCGACAGCCACTTCATAATAAGTTACAGGGAAAAGAATTTTCCGAACGAATCGCGAATGAACTTTGCCGACACCGGTAAAGAGCTTTCAAAAAATTATCTTTCAATGCTTGAATTTTATTCAAAACTCATCCACGAACTGAGCAACCCCCTGACCATAATAAAGGGATGTGTCCAGTTGTCAGAAAGACACGTCGCCCAGAACAGGAAAGTGCCTCATGAAGTCCAGGAATCAATAAAACAGATGGAAGAAAAAGTTTCAAAGCAGGTCGCGAGAATGACAAAACTGATCGGCTCAGCAAAAAAACTGTCAAAACCCAGCTCGAGAAAAGAAGTCGTTTACGACGTCAAAATACTTCTCGATGAATGGATAGAGACCTGTGAATTTTCAAAAAACAAAGAAATCCAGCTCTATTACAGTAACGAGGCAAAAGAAGCCAAAATTTACGGCGAACCCGACGAGTTGATTCAGGCGATATCCAATATACTTGAAAATTCTACGCAAGCTTGTCTATTGTCAGGCAAGAGACCTTGTGTTATAGTACTTTATATGACAAACAGTGAAAGTCGTCTTCTGATAAACATCACTGACAACGGTGTGGGAATTGACAAAGACCGGATGGAAGACATTTTCGAGCCTTTCTTTTCTACTTATCCGGAAGGATTCGGACTGGGATTGAACGTCGTAAAAGCCATCATTGACGGCATGTCCGGAGAAATTGACATCAAGAGCAATAAAGGCTCTGGAACTGAAGTCACAATAACTCTTCCATTAATGAAGTGA